In Labeo rohita strain BAU-BD-2019 chromosome 16, IGBB_LRoh.1.0, whole genome shotgun sequence, one DNA window encodes the following:
- the slc6a19b gene encoding solute carrier family 6 member 19b yields the protein MKLKLPNPGLDDRVLNHDALERLEVEEAGDRPKWDNKAQYMLTCVGFCVGLGNVWRFPYLCQSHGGGAFMIPFLILLVFEGIPLLHLEFAIGQRIRKGSVGVWRSINPYMLGVGIASMFVSFLVSLYYNTIIALVMWYFFNSFQEPLPWSQCPVNDNRTGLVSECERSSPVDYFWYRETLNTSPVIDETGGLQWWLVLSLISAWGVLYVCCIRGIETTGKAVYVTSTLPYVVLTIFLIRGLTLKGSVDGIKFLFTPDINELANPTTWLDAGAQVFYSFSLAFGGLISFSSYNSVHNNCEQDAVIISIINAFTSIYAATVIYSIIGFRATERFDDCISGNILTLLNTFDLPDGNITESNYQEVLHSLNTTSPDIISSLALKTCDLNSFLSEGVEGTGLAFIVFTEAITKMPLSPLWSVLFFIMLFCLGLSSMFGNIEGVLVPLQDLKVFPKSWPKEVISGITCLVCCLVGLIFVQGSGNYWLALFDTFAGSIPLLVIAFSEMIGVVYVYGIDRFNEDLIFMIGHKPNIFWQATWRFISPIIMLAIFVFYFSTTVTKEIFYIAWDPESENFPTLEKKPYPSWIYLIIFFLAGIPSLAVPGTAVFRAIREYCCKKHPSASVKEINSVSYKVHMQDEELKTQKSEKSDQKFYT from the exons ATGAAGCTGAAGCTGCCAAACCCAGGCCTGGATGACAGGGTCCTGAACCATGATGCGCTGGAACGACTAGAGGTGGAGGAGGCTGGAGACAGACCCAAGTGGGACAACAAAGCCCAGTATATGCTGACCTGCGTGGGATTCTGTGTGGGTTTGGGCAACGTCTGGCGCTTCCCTTACCTGTGCCAGAGCCATGGAGGAG GGGCCTTCATGATTCCCTTCCTAATCCTGCTGGTTTTCGAGGGAATCCCTCTCCTCCATCTGGAGTTTGCCATCGGTCAGCGGATAAGGAAAGGAAGTGTCGGTGTGTGGAGAAGTATCAACCCCTACATGCTAGGAGTTG GTATTGCATCTATGTTTGTGTCCTTTCTGGTCAGCCTGTACTATAATACCATCATAGCCTTGGTTATGTGGTACTTCTTCAACTCCTTTCAGGAGCCTTTGCCTTGGAGCCAGTGTCCGGTCAACGACAACAGGACAG GACTCGTTTCCGAGTGTGAGAGGAGCTCACCTGTGGATTATTTCTGGTATCGTGAGACTCTGAACACCTCACCGGTCATAGATGAGACGGGAGGTCTGCAGTGGTGGTTGGTACTTAGTCTCATCTCAGCCTGGGGAGTGCTGTACGTCTGCTGCATCCGCGGAATAGAGACGACCGGAAAG GCTGTTTATGTGACGTCTACATTGCCATATGTAGTTCTTACGATCTTCCTGATCAGAGGGCTGACTCTGAAAGGATCTGTTGACGGCATTAAGTTCCTCTTCACTCCAGAT ATAAACGAGTTAGCAAACCCAACCACATGGTTGGATGCAGGTGCACaagtgttttattcattttctctgGCTTTTGGAGGTCTCATCTCCTTCTCCAGCTACAACTCTGTGCA CAATAACTGCGAGCAAGATGCAGTAATCATTTCCATCATTAATGCCTTTACCTCAATCTACGCTGCCACTGTCATCTACAGCATCATTGGTTTCAGAGCTACAGAGAGATTTGATGACTGTATAAGTGG GAACATCTTGACTCTTCTGAACACATTTGATCTGCCAGATGGAAACATCACTGAGAGCAACTATCAAGAGGTTCTTCACAGTCTTAATACTACAAGCCCTGATATCATCAGCAGCCTCGCTCTCAAGACCTGTGATCTAAACAGCTTCCTCAGTGAG GGTGTAGAAGGAACAGGTCTGGCCTTCATTGTGTTCACTGAGGCAATCACCAAGATGCCACTGTCTCCGCTCTGGTCCGTTTTGTTCTTCATCATGCTCTTCTGTCTCGGCCTGTCCTCCATGTTTGGCAACATTGAGGGTGTTCTAGTTCCCCTGCAGGACCTGAAGGTCTTTCCCAAAAGCTGGCCTAAAGAGGTCATTTCAG GGATAACGTGCTTGGTGTGCTGCCTGGTTGGGCTGATATTTGTACAGGGCTCAGGGAACTACTGGCTAGCCTTGTTTGACACCTTTGCTGGCTCGATTCCTCTCCTCGTCATTGCTTTCTCTGAGATGATTGGAGTTGTGTATGTCTATGGGATAGACAG ATTCAATGAAGACCTGATATTTATGATTGGACACAAACCTAACATCTTCTGGCAGGCCACATGGAGATTCATTAGTCCCATCATCATGTTAGCCATCTTCGTCTTCTACTTTTCCACCACAGTCACTAAGGAAATCTTCTACATTGCCTGGGATCCTGAATCG GAAAACTTCCCAACTCTTGAGAAGAAGCCATATCCATcatggatatatttaataatctttttCCTGGCTGGGATCCCTAGTTTGGCTGTACCCGGCACTGCTGTTTTCAGAGCCATACGGGAATACTGCTGCAAGAAACATCCCAGCGCCTCAGTCAAAGAAATCAATTCTGTATCTTATAAAGTTCATATGCAGGATGAAGAACTAAAGACACAAAAGTCAGAGAAATCAGATCAAAAGTTCTACACATGA